A segment of the Carya illinoinensis cultivar Pawnee chromosome 1, C.illinoinensisPawnee_v1, whole genome shotgun sequence genome:
CATAAATTGCTCCTCATAGTCATTGAGACTTCCTGCACTCAGTGCAATATTGAACACCTTTGGGAAAGTTTCCTTAAGAGCAGTGTCTCCATATCATAAGTCATGCCAGAACTTGGTCCTAAAGTGCTATCACTTATCTTAAATCTTGTATGACTaggaaacaaacccatcttcttTTGATAAGTTTCCACAATACCACCCCATGTGGCCGGTGTGCCTCATTAGAACATCACTCACCTAGGCGTTATCAAATTTAGACTCCACTAAAGCTTTTCACATGGCCCCCCTCTCATGTTGATAAGGCCAAAGCCACTTCCCTAAAAGGGTTTGATTGATTAGAAGCAAGTTTCAAAATCCCAGTCCACCTTATATGTAAACTACCAATATATATGAATCCATCTTTTGTTAGGAGCCGGTGCAAAACTGACATTTTTGCCACCCACTGAAAGATTGACACCTCAACAtttcttcacttttttaaagaaaagagaaacacTGTAGAATTTCCCTATACATTCTTTTCTTCCTAAAACCCCAAAACACGAAACTATGATCACTCTCTCCCTCATCTATTGAAAATCTCTCGACATTTGTGGCAAAtacatcatttattttctttatgttttttgCCCTAAAATCCTTCTCTCAGTTACAATAATAACTAAACACTCATTCAAATCTTGTCTGTCTGTCTCTTTTATATCTTTCCCATTAATTCCATCGCACAAAATCTCCCTCACTAAAACAGGAGCTAAAGAACAAGAACCTGGTTTTTATCTCACAAAAAGAAAGGAACATTCATCAGAAACTGGGTTGAGCTTTACTTAGCCCTAATTTCCACCAAACATGGGCATCTTTGATTTGAAGTCCAGGAGGGCTGTCTACCTGATCCATTTTGTCGCCTCCATTTCGttttctttctatatttttcaCCACCTTTCCTGTTACCTCCGCCTTTATATAATGGAAAATGAAGTTTCTTCTTATGCCAAAAACTGCAGTCTaaggagagaatgagagagagaaagggagagtgAAAGAGAATCCAAGGAAAGAAAGATGGAAATTAGGTTTTCAAATTTTAGGAAGAAAAGTAATTGGCATATGGGAGTTATAGTGTACAGTCGAGCTTTTGGAAAATACTGTAAAAAGCCAATGTGGGGCTTTTTTATCAGAGGGTGTAAAACAATTCTCTTACGCCTATGCCAGACTGAAGATATTCTCATATTATTTGTAAATGAGAAGTATACATCCCCTTTTGAAAagtattctttccttttttacttttgcattgcaGCTTTATTTGGATTCCCAAGAAAAGTTAAAACTCTCCTTGAGCCCTTAAAAGTCTAATGGacgttgattttttttttataagtaatttacATTGAAATTAAGATTTACTTTGTAGTTTACTCCTCTTTTACTGGCAAGTCTATGTTAGTGTATCCCAGAATCTTCTTTTGTTTTACCGCCAAGCTTAGTCTCAATCCATTTCTAGTCCATGCTACCCAGCTACCACCATTAAAGCTGAAACTGAGTCCAATAAGAAAAACCCCACTTCTCTCTAACTTGTCAACGTCCATGGTTATAGATTCTTCTCTCTAAATCATCAACATCCATGGTTATAGACTCTTCTCTCGACTCTTTCATCTCGCCCTATCATCTCTCTTGGGAAGTGAAAGCATATCTAGTATCCAGAGGATGCATTATTGAGTTTTTCACCCTACCAAGGGATCTTGTCTCATTGTGACCAGTAAGCATTGTAGTTTCAGGGAGAGACACGTAACTAGTAAGCACAACCTTCAAGTTCTTCAGAGACTTTGAAACCAGCCTTTGAATGCCGACTCATAATTAGGCAAGGTTGGGAGGTTTAAGGAGCTTTGCTCTTCAGACTTCCATTGGGCTGGAAAGTGTCTTCCATTTTGATCGAGTTGGAAGTACACCCCTAGTTATGAGACGCTGCCTTTCATACATTTGTTTAATAACTCCCATAATCTTTTCATGAGAAGCCACAGGGGATAGTATGACTATGATGCATTTGCATTTTAGTTCTCATTTTATGTTGCTACCTTGCTGGTGCTACCCTGCCACCAACGACTTTGTTTCCTGGTTAAATTTGGGTTCCTCCGTGCCAAATCCTATTTATTTTATACtgatctcttttttctttccctacTGGTCTTGCTCTTGAATCAGTGTTAGTTTTACAGGTGAGGTCGCACATGCCATCTGCTTTAGCTCCTCTTTTGCCTTCTTTTTGTCGTGATCTGATTGCCATTCTGGGTTCTTTGAGTTTTGAGTGTTCTGTTACCATAGAAGATGGATACTTGATGAGGCTGAAGACTGGAAAGAGAAGCTTGCTCATTTTCTGTGCTATCATTAGCCGACACCGAAAGTACTCTGATAAGTAATACGGTGATTTCTGATTCAATTTATTGgctcttgtatacatcctgtgtactcgggctttgcccattcttttatttacaataataaaatttcctacttaaaaaaaatacttattggatatttaatatatttggtCAGTGTTAATATGCGTTCCATTGCATTTCAGGTCGATGCCAGACATCATCAACTGTGTTTTAAACATAGTCAAATATAGCAAAAAGACCAGTgtaagttttattttgaatttgttaTGCAAGAACACATATTTGGAATGTCTCATACTAGTTTTGCGTGTAATTTGTTCTGAACTGCTCTTAGTCTGATTTATCTTGCTTACATGAGTATAGAATTGCCATTTGGCTACTTTATTAGGCATTCTAGaacatctaaaataatttttctcatgCAGGAGCTTAATTTTTTATCAGAGAGGATTGTTTCCCTAGCTTTTGATGTGATTTCACATGTCCTGGAGACAGGCCCAGTAAGTTACTCtgaacgtttttttttttaatagttaatcaaaaagttttattcataacaaaaggcatagccaagtacacAGGGCATATACGTGTGTAATACCTAACTAGGATTtacaaccaaaaaaagaaattcatgGACATTAAACCCATTAAAATCTATCGGCCCTGCCCAAATACTCTGAACTTGTTACATTCATCTCAGTGttatccttattttttttttgcaagttggtCAATAGTACTCTTAAATGCAATTCACCCCTCACCACCCTCCTAAAAAAAGTGGCATTCACAAGGCCTGCTAGTTATTTAAAAAGTTAACCAGTGGGACTCTGAAGCTTTGCTTAAGTGCAACTTTCTTTATTTAAGGtattcattttcatatgcaaCAGGGATGGAGATTAGTTTCACCTCATTTTAACTTTCTGTTGGACTCTGCAATCTTTCCAGCGTTAGTACTGAATGAGAAGGTAAGGTTTCTGGAAGAAATTTGTGTTCTAATCTAAAGTGTGTTTTAAGGTGGACAGATGAGTTAGTTACATTAACCTTACTTTATAATGGTTATGCTTGGAAATAGGATATTTCAGAGTGGGAAGAAGATGCAGAGGAGTACATACGAAAGAATCTTCCATCTGATCTTGTATGAAAGTATATTGTAATGTTCTCAAAATACTTGTTCACCATTTTGATTAGCCATCATGTCACTGCTTCTAATTATACACAGGAAGAAATTTCCGGATGGAGGGAGGATTTGTTTACAGCTAGAAAAAGCGCAATGAACTTACTTGGTGTTATTTCCATGTCAACGGTTACTACTCAGTATTCCTCAATAAATGTCTTTGAACCGTCTCTCTTGACAAGCAGTGTTGTTTACGTTTTTTGTTTGGTCCCCCAGGGTCCTCCAATGGGAAATTCTAGTAATGGTTCTTCGGCTGCTTCAAAGCgcaaaaaaagtgaaaaaaacaaGAGATATGGTCAGCGCCGTTTTATGGGGGAGTTGTTTGTGCTTCCATTTTTGTCAAAGTTTCCTATTCCTTCTGATGCAAATGCATACCAacctaaaattttaaatgagtGAGTTCATGTCTCTCTGATGAAGCCCATCAATTACAATTTGAAACTATATTGTAAAGTGAAAATTTAATGTTGGGTTCATGATATTTGTGTGCGTGctgatttttttaatcttttggttTTTTCCCTGCCATATGGAGGGGAGGATGGGGAATAAGTAAATGCTGGAAGCATTCCTAATGATCTTCCCTGAAGTGATGCCTTATTTGATTGCCATCACCTCCTCTATGTGAAATTGTTCTGGCTTTAGATGCCTTCTTTCATTGTATTAATTCTGTTCCCTTTTTTATTTGGGTGATAAAAAGATTCCAGCTGGCTCCCTTGTACAGTGTGTGCGTGCTTGTGCGCTtgtgtgtatacatatatattttgttttcttctcatcttgtTGTTAAATATGACAGTTATTTTGGTGTTCTGATGGCATACGGTGGTCTACAAGATGTAAGCGGATCTCACCTCATTAGTTTAACCAGTGGTGAGATTGTTGTTTAATCAGTCTTTACACCAGAGTTTTTAATTGTATACCACATTACAGTTTCTAAGGGTGCGAGAACCTGGATATATATCAACTCTCATTTATACTCGGGTGCTTCCATTGTATACAATATCTGCATGCCTACCATACGTGCTTGCCACTGCAAATTGGGTACTTGGAGAGCTTGCACCCTGTCTACGAGAAGTGAGACTATTTTTTTCCTCATGTCATCCATCTTTTACTTGTTTCTCTCACACCAAAGAAGTGTTTGTCACTTGCTATATCACAGCTATATTACTTTCTTCTTTTGATCATCCAAGCTAATTTCTTGAACATTGAATTATTAATGGAAAACACCGTCATGCATTCATTCTGGTACTGAGTTTCAGTTTATGTTTCAGGAGATGAGTGCAGATGTATATTCTTCATTGCTCAAGGCATTGGCCATGCCAGATAAGGGGGATACTTCTTGTTATCCTGTCAGGGTTTCTGCTGCCGGTGCAATTGCTGCACTTCTTGAGGTAGGTCTCTAAATGAACCTTTTTGGACTTTGTAATTGCAGCAGTTGCAATGTCATTCTGAATTTCACCTGGCTTGAATTGTTCTCTTCAGAATGACTATGTGCCACCTGAGTGGTTACCTCTTCTTGAAGTTGTGATCGGTAGGATTGGTAATGGAGATGAAGAGAGCTCTCTTTTATTTCAGCTTCTTAGTTCCACAGTGGAGGCTGTAGATGAAAAGGTTGCAGTTCATATCCCATATATTGTTTCAGCATTGGTTGGTACAATCACAAAGTTGATACCTGGTAATCCAGAGCCTTGGCCTCAAGTATGTATGGATCTTCTTGGCTAGTCTGCTTGTTTGTATGATTCTCAGAATCTGATTATGCTATTCTGTATTGAACACTTTAATCTGGGCATGTAAACTCTGCAAGAAGATACAATTTTTTGCTATGTTTATTAGGTTTCACACATATgggaggaaaaaagaaacaaatatttGATTGAACCCGTCCTACCCAATTACATTTTCTTAATCAGAACTAAAATGATTTCAAgtagagttttatatatttgagcCAGTCGAATTTTGAACCATAGAGGAAGATAAGGAGCGGACAATAGAGGAACTTGGAtccttcttttttagaactttaTTTCTATGGGCCATAGCTATGGATTTTAATGGCCTAGattttcatgactttcttgtttCCATTACTGTgacctagataggtcttatctcttgtataccgtCTTGTGTACTTGGGGCTATGTCtatcatcattaataaaatcatttacttatcaaaaaacatTTTTGAACCATATTCTCGTTTGTGCCTTGCCCTCTGTTCCATCAATGTTAGGTTTTGCAATTAAATATAGCTCATTTGCTTTGAGTGAATATTGCTGATGAAAGATTCGGTTTCCATACATGTGTCTATGTGGCAAGCACACCTGCATTTGCAACCTACACATTGGTTTGTTGGTCTGCTTATTTCCATTGATGTTCTAACATATTTCTGaaccaaaatatattataattaggaACTTTGCTGGTATTTAAAGCATTTGAATTCCTGATCCCTGACTCATACAGTTAAAACAAAAGGGGGTTTGAAAATGGCATAATTGATGAGGAGTTAAAGTGTGGTATTACTGATTAATTGACACTGTGGTCGTGATAGGTGGTTGAACGGGGCTTTGCAGCACTAGCAGTGATGGCTCAGTCCTGGGAAAATTTATTTCCTGAAGAACTTGAGCAGAATGAACTTAGTGAAAAGTGGACATCTGGCCGAGCCACCATTGGCAGAGCGTTCTCTGCTCTCCTACAACATGCTTGGCTCTCACCCATCTATCAATCGGTTGGTCTTAAGTTCCTCTTTGTAATATGTTTTAAAGGATTACCTTTATAGCATCAAGCTCTATTTGAGTGAGCAAAGGATGGCAAATGATGCATGTGTTTGTGGGGGGTCAAAATCTCCCCATAATCTGATTCGGATAGAGCATTGTATGTGGTACAAATCACTCTAGTTTTGAATCAAAGCTTATTTTACTTAGTGTTTTTACCCTATAGAAATTTGTTACTTTGCGGTGATGCATATGATGTTATCTTAGGAATGCAAGCTTTACAGTCAATTGGTTTTTGTTTCTGTGCGGCATAATAGAATATAGACCATTACTAGTCTctgattttatcttattatatatctttttcCTGGAATTTGCAAGGATCGGGAAGGGGAGGGTTCTAGCCCTGCATCTTGCATTGATGATTCATCAACATTGCTCTTGTCCATTATGAACTCGGTTTCTGGAAGCAATGTTCTTCTAGAGCTTAAAGTGTCGGAGCTATTATTAGTTTGGGCTAATCTAATTTCAGACTGTTATTCATGGGATGAATCAgagaatttatctatttttgacTGCATTAAAGATGTTGTGAATCTACACAGCAAATATGGGCTAAAGAATTTTCTTGTAGGAAGGGCGTTGTCCCCTCCAGCTCCACCCGTGCCTCAACGTTCTATGATTGAAGGCATTGGTGGTTTTGTCAGTGAGGCCATATCACAATATCCATCTGCAACATGGAGGGCTTGCTCATGTGTCCATATACTACTTCATGTCCCAAGTTACTCATTTGATGCAGATGGTGTGAAGCAATCATTGGTGATTGCTTTCAGTCGAGCAGCATTTTGCCGTTTCAGGGCAATTCGAAGTAACCCTTGTTCACTGTGGAAGCCGTTGTTACTTGCTATAGCATCATGCTACTTATGTTATCCTGATGTGGTGGAAGAAATTTTGGGGAAGGGCGAATGTGGTGGCTTCACAATTTGGGCTTCTGCCCTGGGTTTTCTCCTCACTAGCTCTTATGAATCTGGTCTGTCAGAAAAATCCGAGATAAAGTTGATTGGTTGGTTTCCTACTTCTTAAACTCttgggaaatgattttttttttacccgcATATAATTTTAGTAGACCTTTTTCTTCTATATTTGTGCCCCATCCAGTATATTTCTTCTCCTCTTACCCTCAATAGTGATGGACTTCTCAAACGCACTTAAAGCCAAACTCAAAGTAACAGATTCCTTCTTATATTCATTGATGCTTCTgatttaggatttgattatgtttgcctttcattgttttcttgttgCCCCCCTTGGTAATGTAATTTTCAGTGCACTCTGCGTACTTGGCTTGCAcctatgatttttttcttttaatcctaTAATTAGATCTAAAGAActgattaaaataaataaataaataaagaagtctTGTACATTGAATGCTTCAGTCCATTTGACTTTTGAGAAGTGTTGGGGTATGCTTTTCATACTAGATCGTGTCACAGAACAAAGAAGTGAGTTCATGTTACCTCACAGTTTGACCATGGTCAGCTAAGGCTGAGCATTGTTTGTCTGCCTTAGTTGGCCTCCTTTTTTCCCCCCTACTCTCTTCTATTACTACCTGATATCCATACATTTTTGTAGGTTGAAAAATTAAGGATACTAATGGTTATTTAATGACCTGCAGTGATGGCACTTGCCCAGGTGGTTGAGGAGCTGGGACTAAGGAAGCCAAGCAGTGGTGTGTTGCGCGACTGCTTTACTTCACTGTTGGAGGCATCTGCACGGCTGAAAGAAGTTcaggaagaaaatgaagaagctGAGCAAGATGATGAAGAGGAAGacgatgatgacgatgatgatgatgaaagcTCCGACTATGATGAGGTTTGACTTCCAAATTATTATGTATAGATCTAATTTGTGAGGAATGTTGTTGATAGCGTATATACCCTTTGGACTAGCTGCCTACAAATGACATCCTAATGAATGTAAAATGCCACTATGGGAAGTGGAATTTTTTCCTTGATTACTTGCACATCTGGCTGGATCGTATCCGTGACCTCAAGCCACCACCCAATATCCACGGGATGTGGAAGTTCCATTAGGCCCAAAGGCCATTTGCCTGGCAGCTGGATTCCTTATTCAACAGATCCCACTGTTAAGGTCTTGCCCCAACTTTTCCTAGGTGATTTTTGCACCTCGTCTGTTTTTAACTGATCTGTAATCACACTCTAGTTGATtatcagaaaataaaatgacataaaattCGAAAGTTGGTTCTTTGGTTATTTTGTTTTCTGTCCATCAGTACATTAATGTCACATACGTGtgaacttattatattttactctcAGGAGTCTGAGCCCGAGGAACAAGAAGaaactgaagaagagttttTGGATAGGTATGCTAAAGCAGCTGTTGCATTGGAAAATGGTACAGTTATTGAAGAGGGGGACGTAGAAGATCAAGAACATGAGACTGAGTTGGGTAAGCCTGTTGATCCCTAAATCAGTAACTCCTATAATTCGGTATTACATTCTcatgaaaaataattagaaGTGACACATTGCCCAAAAACTGACTGCTCAAAAGGTAAAGCCTTTTTGCTCAAAAGTACCACTTTTGAGCATTTCCATCCAGTAACTCAAGCAAACTTTAATGACGGGAAATATTGTTCAAGGCCTAGCTTCATTTATCATCTGTTGTAGCATGTGGCTGTTTGACGTAAGGCTTTCCATAACTTCCGTCCAGCTTTAGGAGATCAACagcaataaaattaaaaacaaattaacctGTCTGTGGCTAATCCACTATTGGGTTTCTCCAAACAACCCCCATAAGAATTTGATTGCTGGGTGACAGTTTCTTCTGTTCATGCTTGTGTGCTTGCACTTCCGTCAAAATGCATGCAATAGTTGTATGTTTTATTGCGACCAATAAAATATGGGGATTGAAGGTAAAAGCTTTCTGGTTGCCATGTGACTCGTCTGTGGTGGGTGTTGGATGATTAGCTTTCCCATGGAATTCCTACCTACTAGATGTAACTGTATGCCGACTACTTCATTCACCTGCTGTTGTCTTTCTTGTTGGGAGTGTAGGTAGTTTGGAAGAGGTTGATGAGCGAAAAGTTGTGCTGTCACTGATTGAGAAATACCATCGCGCTCTCATACAAGGACAGGCATTACCATTGGAGCTCATTTCAAGGTTCCTGAACGCCTACCCTGAATGTAGTTTATACTTCCAGAAATCATGGTGAgtggaatttattttttattttttaagtttcatgtCAAGGTGTGTAGAGTTAAAAAGAGAGGCTCTTCGGTAAGTTTTTGGGTTTGATTGTAATCAGGGCTGTGATTTGGTATGGGAAAATTTCTGatctattttctctttgtaattGTTTTGTTTGCGATTCTATTGAAGCATTTGATTAAGAATAATGCTAGCTAGGAACAAGCTGCAAGTAGCTAGGTACAAGCTACTTGTCTATTTGGagtttatacaaatcatttctcttcgATTAATTTGTATTAAAGGTCTTTGTCTATGGACGGGTCTCCGAGTGAGAAAACAGAATAGAAATGCATCCAAGAATcgatcaatatatttttttccatttagGTATATACTGTTCTTCAATACGGTATATATTTGATAGGAGATTTCTTTATGAGAAATTCAATACGGTTGTTTAGAGCATTCTCAATAGAAAATCTAAAATAACTAATCAAAGTCACTTTATCTATTTTAGATATCTTCCCTAACtgttaataaatttgtaatattctcgtatttttcaatattaaagaaaattaaagaaaaaatcattcATCCTAGTTTCAAACAAGAAGATCAGAGATGTCACCAACTGAACagaatttgaatatttgatcGGTTACCATGCATCGTGCAAAGCAAACGCCAACAGATTAATTTGAACTTCTAGAGTACATATTAAAGGATAACAAAATAATCAAACCAGCAAGCGAACCCTGTTTTCTTGCCACAACAATTTCGACAgaagtaggaaaaaaaaaaaaaaaaaaggaaaaaaagaagagtacAGACCAAGCTGCCGTCCTCTAAGCCTGAAtcagaaaatgttgaattagaATAACAAAACagttttttttgaaaaaaataagttaatgTGGTTTTGGAAGGTATGATGACAGCGTTATACCTTGTTAGCAATGTTGTTTGAGAGCCAATCCAGTCCCTCGTACAATCCTTCTCCGGAAGTGGCACATGTGCTCTGGATATACCTGCAAAACATCAAGTACAAGCACATGTTTGTCTCTTGGAGTGCGTTTCTGTGTATGTGGTTGACTGAAGTGGAGAGACGAGTTAACAACTTACCAATGGCGTTGCCGGAGAGAATGCAGGCCGAGTTTGTCAGTGATTTCAGCAGCATTCATTGCATTAGGAAGATCTTGCTTGTTTGCAAACACGAGCAACACGGCATCCCTTAACTCATCCTGCCCATTAAAAAGACATTCAGCTATTGTCAACAAGACCAGTTTTCAAATCACAAGTACGTGACCACTAAATTGATGGATGGTGTGGCTGATCAAAGGAAAGCGTGACAAATCAATACAAGGCCAACTTTCTTGTTACTATTACCTCATTCAACATTCTGTGTAGCTCATCTCTAGCCTCAACGACACGGTCTCGGTCATTGCTATCAATCACAAAGATAAGTCCCTGTGTGTTTTGGAAGTAGTGTCTCCACAAAGGGCGAATCTGAAACCAACAATTAAGcaaaaagaaattttcaaataagTAAAGGGTGCAAACACCTTAACATAACATGACTGAGACAGGCAATCTAAGAACAAGATGTTGCTCACCTTATCCTGACCACCAACATCCCAAACGGTGAagctaatatttttatattccacGGTTTCAACATTAAATCCtgccaaataaaaaacaaaggaaaaacagTATTTTATGGCAGAAAATAGCGACATTAGAGTAAAAGTTATGATTCAATGGATACTATAGATCCATAATCCCCAAAAGTCTGAGCTATTCAAAAGGTACTGGAATTATAACAATCCAGATCAATAGAGTTCCAAGGAAAAGCAAAACCTTCACTTTTCACCTTGTTGTGctaaatatttagaatatttttctcGAAGAACTGAATCATAATCAAGGCTAGCAAAGATATATACagagatttttttattgatttcagATGTGCCATGAAAAGTAAACATACCAatggtagggatggtggtaacgATTTCCCCAAGCTTCAGCTTATACAGAATTGTGGTTTTACCAGCAGCATCCAGACCAACCATAAGAATACGCATCTCTTTCTTGGCAAATAGCCGGCTGAAAAGCTTGGTGAAAGTAAGCCCCATTTTTGGATCTGATGTATCCAGCAAGGCTCAATCAGAGATCCATCAAACAATAACCGATCGGAAAATCGAGCAAAACTAAAGACGTGCACGCGATTGATTCGTGAGATATCAAGCAGGCCAATGGGAAAATCAAGCAATTAAACTAAATGCATGCACACGATTATATCAATATCAAAACGTTAAGTCCAGACCACGAGACTCACAGTTTCCATTCCAATCTAACTAAACGATAATTATATTCTATACGGAGAACTTAATGCAAAACTCATCGCTATAACTCTAAGCTGCCGCGATGTTGGGCCACCCCTTTCGAACTAAggaaatttttttccaaaaggtTGAAATCTCAAGTGGTCCTAAAACAATCGATACCAGGACATGATCATCCAAATAGACAATGCAATACATTGCAAAACTATTCTCATTAGCTCTTCTACGTTCCcgtgcatcattttcaaatccaagaaaaccattttcacaaggaataCGTGATAGAATCGTTTGATGAGCTATATTTGGTTCAAATCCCAAAGAAGAAATTCACAAATAAATCGAAAAAGCACAGAGTCAAATTACATTGAGTTcatacaaattctcaaaatcagATCAGATCCGAGccgaaaaataataaaaaaagatcaaTACAGAGACTAGGTGGAGAGAAAAGGAGCTTACCTTTTACGAAaatgaggagagagaaggataGGGGGGGAAGAGTTGGATCCTACAGAGGAGCTGGCGTCACACGCTAGATCGAATTCAGATTCAGATTCAGAAATCAAATTTCAATCCCAGCTCTGCCTCTCCGTGCCAGGGTGTGTGGGTATATatagtggggagagagagagagaggtgtggCCGAGCCAACAACGGACGGTGATTTTTGAATTGTGTGGACAcgtaattaaaattttgtttttaacttgggaataaaattaaattcctATAATAAGTCCAAGTTCGCCCCTATTTACTTTGGACCGCCGGCCATGTGTAcgataaaacacattaaaatatTT
Coding sequences within it:
- the LOC122317172 gene encoding importin beta-like SAD2 homolog produces the protein MWSTYKLGFLLSHKSWTTSMEVAQIAHLLSETLSPDGHVVRASSEALDRLSQLPDFPFSLLSIAAGGENYGQKVAAATYLKNFTRRIINEDSTLSSKVSKEFKDQLMRALLQVEPAVLKVLIEAFRAIAVAEFVKQNSWPELVPDLLAAIQNSNLFSNTADCKWNTINSLTVLHALLRPFQYFLNSKVAKEPVPPQLEQIAKEVLVPLLAVFHHLVEKAVAIHDRTEMEMEKILLTVCKCIYFAVRSHMPSALAPLLPSFCRDLIAILGSLSFECSVTIEDGYLMRLKTGKRSLLIFCAIISRHRKYSDKSMPDIINCVLNIVKYSKKTSELNFLSERIVSLAFDVISHVLETGPGWRLVSPHFNFLLDSAIFPALVLNEKDISEWEEDAEEYIRKNLPSDLEEISGWREDLFTARKSAMNLLGVISMSTGPPMGNSSNGSSAASKRKKSEKNKRYGQRRFMGELFVLPFLSKFPIPSDANAYQPKILNDYFGVLMAYGGLQDFLRVREPGYISTLIYTRVLPLYTISACLPYVLATANWVLGELAPCLREEMSADVYSSLLKALAMPDKGDTSCYPVRVSAAGAIAALLENDYVPPEWLPLLEVVIGRIGNGDEESSLLFQLLSSTVEAVDEKVAVHIPYIVSALVGTITKLIPGNPEPWPQVVERGFAALAVMAQSWENLFPEELEQNELSEKWTSGRATIGRAFSALLQHAWLSPIYQSDREGEGSSPASCIDDSSTLLLSIMNSVSGSNVLLELKVSELLLVWANLISDCYSWDESENLSIFDCIKDVVNLHSKYGLKNFLVGRALSPPAPPVPQRSMIEGIGGFVSEAISQYPSATWRACSCVHILLHVPSYSFDADGVKQSLVIAFSRAAFCRFRAIRSNPCSLWKPLLLAIASCYLCYPDVVEEILGKGECGGFTIWASALGFLLTSSYESGLSEKSEIKLIVMALAQVVEELGLRKPSSGVLRDCFTSLLEASARLKEVQEENEEAEQDDEEEDDDDDDDDESSDYDEESEPEEQEETEEEFLDRYAKAAVALENGTVIEEGDVEDQEHETELGSLEEVDERKVVLSLIEKYHRALIQGQALPLELISRFLNAYPECSLYFQKSW
- the LOC122317197 gene encoding ADP-ribosylation factor 2-like, producing the protein MGLTFTKLFSRLFAKKEMRILMVGLDAAGKTTILYKLKLGEIVTTIPTIGFNVETVEYKNISFTVWDVGGQDKIRPLWRHYFQNTQGLIFVIDSNDRDRVVEARDELHRMLNEDELRDAVLLVFANKQDLPNAMNAAEITDKLGLHSLRQRHWYIQSTCATSGEGLYEGLDWLSNNIANKA